A genome region from Pseudorca crassidens isolate mPseCra1 chromosome 20, mPseCra1.hap1, whole genome shotgun sequence includes the following:
- the LOC137215434 gene encoding zinc finger protein 154-like, with translation MCGEIDCDFSEVDCLWFYLSPSWQVSVNFEDVAVTFSWEEWGLLGEAQRYLYHDVMLENLALITSLGCCHEVENEKASFEQCTSVQRVSQIRSPKADLSFRKAHPCEICVQILREFLYLNKYQGTHSKQKLHRCETCGKQLYVSINLHQHQRQCIREKPFRRDVDRASFVKNCKYHVSRKPLVFRVVGKDSLASSQFLQEWATHTWERSNSRAECGMAFQRGKTYHNWEECTKAFSPKHTLVQQQRLLTRERCFIDRPYECTECGKSYTQCSNLFTHKRVHMKQKPYECDEYAKSFSQSSTLLQHRRIHTRERPYECNECGRTFTQNSMLLQHQRLHTGSKPYECTECGKSFAVNSRLIKHRRVHTGERPYKCSECGKTFCQSSSFLRHQRVHTGERTYKCGECGKSFSNKSHLIEHQRVHTGERPYECGECRKFFSKKSYLIIHQRVHTRERPYKCNKCGKSFSQNSALLQHQRIHTGSRPYECTECGKSFADNSAFIKHRRIHTGERPYECSECGKAFAQSSSVLRHQRVHWRKLIKVKKIWEVG, from the exons ATGTGTGGGGAAATAGATTGTGACTTCTCAGAAGTGGACTGTTTGTGGTTTTATCTGTCACCATCATGGCAGGTCAGTGTGAACTTTGAAGATGTAGCTGTGACCTTTTCCTGGGAGGAATGGGGTCTCCTTGGTGAGGCTCAAAGATACCTGTACCAtgatgtgatgctggagaacttGGCACTTATAACCTCCCTGG GTTGTTGCCATGAAGTGGAGAATGAGAAGGCTTCTTTTGAACAGTGTACTTCTGTTCAAAGAGTGTCACAGATCAGGAGTCCCAAGGCAGATCTGTCCTTCAGAAAGGCCCACCCTTGTGAAATATGTGTCCAGATATTGAGAGAATTTTTGTACTTGAATAAATATCAAGGAACACATTCAAAGCAGAAATTACATAGGTGTGAGACATGTGGGAAACAATTGTATGTAAGCATAAACCTTCATCAGCATCAGAGGCAGTGCATCAGGGAGAAACCCTTCAGAAGAGATGTGGACAGAGCCTCATTTGTGAAGAACTGCAAGTACCATGTGTCAAGGAAGCCATTAGTCTTCAGGGTGGTTGGGAAGGACTCCTTGGCCAGTTCTCAGTTTCTCCAGGAATGGGCTACTCACACCTGGGAGAGGTCAAACAGCAGAGCCGAGTGTGGGATGGCCTTTCAGAGGGGAAAAACTTACCATAACTGGGAAGAATGCACAAAAGCTTTCAGTCCCAAACACACACTTGTTCAGCAGCAGAGACTCCTCACTAGAGAAAGATGTTTTAT AGATAGGCCTTATGAATGTACAGAATGTGGGAAATCATATACTCAGTGCTCCAACCTCTTTACACACAAGAGAGTTCACATGAAACAAAAGCCATATGAATGTGATGAATATGCAAAATCGTTTAGCCAAAGCTCTACCCTCCTTCAACATCGGAGAATTCACACTAgggaaaggccttatgagtgcaatGAATGTGGTAGAACTTTTACACAAAACTCTATGCTCCTTCAGCATCAGAGACTTCACACTGGATCAAAGCCTTATGAATGCACTGAATGTGGAAAATCCTTTGCTGTAAACTCCAGACTCATTAAACATAGGAGAGTTCatactggagaaaggccttataaatgcagtgaatgtggaaaaACATTTTGCCAAAGCTCTTCATTCCTCCGAcatcagagagttcacactggagaaaggactTATAAGTGTGGGGAGTGTGGAAAATCATTTAG CAACAAGTCCCATCTCATTGAACACCAGAGAGTTCACACTGGTGAAAGGCCATATGAGTGTGGGGAATGTAGGAAATTCTTTAGCAAGAAATCCTACCTCATTATACATCAGAGAGTTCACACCAGGGAAAGGCCATATAAATGCAACAAATGCGGGAAATCATTTAGCCAAAACTCTGCACTCCttcaacatcagagaattcacactggttcaaggccttatgagtgcacTGAATGTGGAAAATCCTTTGCTGATAATTCAGCCTTCATTAAACACAggagaattcacactggagaaaggccttatgagtgcagtgagTGTGGGAAAGCATTTGCCCAAAGTTCTTCAGTCCTTCGACATCAGAGAGTTCACTGGAGAAAACtcataaaagtaaagaaaatttggGAAGTTGGTTAG
- the LOC137215622 gene encoding zinc finger protein 585A-like has translation MWGGVTFPDVAVRFSWGEWKLLDEAQRRLYLSVTLDIYALISSLGCCCGAEGEETSCEETVPVGVSQAGSPKAAPFSQKTHPCEMCGPVLRDIFQLAEHQGTQHSHKLLRCGACATTFYMPLNSIVHRASFFRSHRFQVSQKPLTSRKIRASVGHLQQQTTHTVEKPSKITQCGSTSQGRKNHHTWGECKKALSPKHTLVQDWCVYTERQCFVCSECGKTFRYKSAFVMHLRVHTRERLHVFSRSDKSFRQSSTISQHRKIYTGSGQDKCSKCGKSLTQKCVLIYPQRLHSGENSSVCSDCAKSFSHSSVFIRHKRVFSGERFYKCSDCVKSFTCRSALIYHQRSHTGERPYECSECGKSFTTNRTLRSHQRSHTGEKPYKCTECGKSYTSTNAFRYHQRVHSGERPYECSECGKSFMSRSAFISHHRYHTGERPYECSECEKSFVSRAALRYHQRSHTGEKPYECTECGKSFTTNSNFHYHLRVHTGERPYECSECGKCFTSSSNLHYHQSTHTGERPYECNECGKTFITPAILRYHQKIHSSEWPFTCSECGKSFTSKSNFCYHLGVHSGERPCVRCSECGKSFTSSSTLRYHQRIHSGERPYECNDCGKCFMSGSALRYHQRLHTGERPYKCSKCGKAFKTSSNLCYHQRVHRGERPYECSECGKSFTSVYYLCNHYRFHSGEKPYKCSKCGKSFTLRNSFIQHQKVHTEGLYGCSECGKPFQSKCGLIEHQRIHTGERPYKCTECGKSFITNYLFRVHQRNHTGEKPYKCSECGKSYTASSTLRYHRRTHTGEKPYKCTKCGKSFTANNHLRVHLRNHTGEKPYECSECGKSFTSNSNLHYHQSTHSGKKPYECSECGKSFTSSSSLRYHQSAHTGERPYECSDCGKSFVQRNLLIIHQRAHTGERPYKCTECGKSFTHSSTLNYHQRVHSGERPFKCSECGKSFINTSKLRCHERGHTRERP, from the coding sequence GTTGCTGCTGTGGAGCAGAAGGTGAGGAGACATCCTGTGAAGAAACTGTTCCTGTAGGAGTGTCACAGGCTGGGTCTCCTAAGGCAGCTCCATTTTCCCAGAAGACACACCCCTGTGAGATGTGTGGTCCAGTCTTGAGAGACATTTTCCAGTTGGCCGAGCATCAGGGAACACAACACAGCCATAAACTGTTGAGATGTGGAGCATGTGCAACAACATTTTATATGCCTTTGAATAGCATTGTACACAGGGCTTCATTTTTCAGGAGCCACAGATTCCAAGTGTCACAGAAGCCTCTTACTTCTAGGAAGATCCGGGCCAGCGTGGGACATCTGCAGCAGCAGACCACTCATACTGTGGAGAAGCCAAGCAAAATCACCCAGTGTGGGTCAACTTCACAAGGCAGGAAAAATCATCACACCTGGGGAGAATGCAAGAAAGCCCTCAGCCCCAAACACACACTTGTTCAGGACTGGTGTGTCTACACTGAAAGACAGTGTTTtgtgtgcagtgaatgtgggaaaacaTTCAGGTACAAATCCGCATTTGTTATGCACCTGAGAGTACACACTAGAGAAAGGCTTCATGTGTTTAGCAGAAGTGACAAATCCTTTAGACAAAGCTCAACCATCAGTCAACATCGAAAAATTTATACTGGTTCAGGACAGGACAAGTGCAGCAAATGTGGGAAATCCTTAACTCAAAAATGTGTCCTCATATATCCCCAGAGATTGCACAGTGGAGAAAACAGTTCTGTGTGCAGCGACTGTGCAAAGTCTTTTTCCCATAGCTCTGTGTTCATTCGACACAAGAGAGTATTTTCTGGAGAAAGGTTTTATAAGTGTAGTGACTGTGTGAAATCTTTTACCTGTAGGTCTGCCCTCATTTATCATCAGAGATCTCAcacaggagaaaggccttatgagtgcagtgaatgtgggaagtcCTTTACCACTAACCGCACCCTCCGTTCTCATCAGAGATCTCACACGGGAGAAAAGCCTTATAAATGCACTGAATGTGGAAAGTCTTATACCTCTACCAATGCTTTCCGATATCATCAGAGAGTTCAttctggagaaaggccttatgagtgcagtgaatgtgggaaatcttttatGTCTAGGTCTGCATTCATTTCTCATCATAGATATCAcacaggagaaaggccttatgagtgcagcgAATGTGAGAAATCTTTTGTCTCTAGGGCTGCCCTCAGATATCATCAGAGATCTCACACAGGAGAAAAACCTTATGAGTGCACcgaatgtgggaaatcttttacCACTAACTCTAACTTCCATTATCATCTaagagttcacactggagaaaggccttatgagtgcagtgaatgtgggaaatgtTTTACCAGTAGCTCTAACCTCCATTATCATCAAAGCactcacactggagaaaggccttatgagtgcaatgaatgtgggaaaaCTTTTATTACTCCTGCTATTCTTCGTTACCATCAGAAAATTCATTCTAGTGAATGGCCTTTTacgtgcagtgaatgtgggaaatcttttacCTCTAAATCCAACTTTTGTTATCATCTGGGGGTTCATTCTGGAGAAAGGCCTTGTGTAAGGTGCAGCGAATGCGGGAAATCCTTTACCAGTAGCAGTACCCTCCGTTATCATCAGAGAATTCATTCTGGAGAGAGGCCTTATGAGTGCAATGACTGTGGGAAATGTTTTATGTCTGGGTCTGCCCTCAGATATCATCAGAGATTACAcacaggagaaaggccttatAAGTGCAGTAAATGTGGGAAGGCTTTTAAAACTAGCTCCAACCTCTGTTATCATCAGAGAGTTCACAGAGGAGAAAGaccttatgagtgcagtgaatgtgggaaatcctttaCTTCTGTCTATTATCTGTGTAATCATTATAGATTTCATTCTGGAGAAAAGCCTTATAAGTGTAGCAAATGTGGGAAATCCTTTACCCTTAGGAATAGCTTCATTCAACACCAGAAAGTTCACACAGAAGGTCTTTATGGATGTAGTGAGTGTGGGAAACCTTTTCAGAGTAAGTGTGGGCTTATTGAACACCAGAgaattcacacaggagaaaggccTTACAAATGCActgaatgtgggaaatcttttatTACTAATTACCTCTTCCGTGTTCATCAGAGAAatcacactggagagaagccttataagtgcagtgaatgtgggaaatcttaTACCGCTAGCTCTACCCTCCGTTATCATCGTAGAACTCATACTGGAGAAAAGCCTTACAAATGCACCaaatgtgggaaatcttttacCGCTAATAACCATCTCCGTGTACATCTGAGAAatcacactggagagaagccttatgagtgcagtgaatgtgggaaatcctttaCTAGCAACTCTAACCTTCATTATCATCAGAGTACTCACAGTGGAAAGAAaccttatgagtgcagtgaatgtgggaaatcctttaCCAGCAGCTCTAGCCTTCGTTATCATCAGAGTgctcacactggagaaaggccttatgagtgtaGTGATTGTGGGAAATCATTTGTCCAAAGAAATCTCCTCATTatacaccagagagctcacactGGAGAAAGACCTTATAAGTGCACTGAATGTGGTAAATCTTTTACTCATAGCTCCACCCTCAATTATCATCAGAGAGTTCACAGTGGAGAAAGGCCTTTtaagtgcagtgaatgtgggaaatcttttatTAACACCTCCAAACTGCGTTGTCATGAGAGAGGTCACACTAGAGAAAGGCCTTAA